One window from the genome of Pseudomonas fluorescens encodes:
- a CDS encoding RES family NAD+ phosphorylase: MMPPLADPQWKRAYRIVNSSFPPISLFEDVLDPEDLPTAYALEALTNDRLMEQAGVLSRVRPEDRVSGPGSSPVMAAFTHIGKSSRFSDGTFGVYYAASSQEAAIAETCYHQARFLGATNEPDLELTMRTYVNKVVKPLHDIRHDYPHLHNPDPTAYGPSQVFARQLRETLSWGLLYNSVRLPGHECVAAFRPPAVSIPVQGKHIRYVWSAQKREISFVFEVSEV; encoded by the coding sequence ATGATGCCACCACTGGCGGACCCGCAATGGAAACGGGCCTATCGGATCGTCAACAGCAGCTTCCCTCCGATTTCGCTGTTTGAAGACGTACTCGACCCGGAAGACCTGCCCACGGCCTACGCCCTGGAAGCGCTGACCAACGATCGGCTGATGGAACAGGCCGGCGTGCTGTCCCGGGTCCGTCCCGAGGACCGTGTTTCCGGGCCCGGCTCCTCGCCGGTGATGGCGGCGTTTACCCACATTGGCAAAAGCAGCCGCTTCAGCGACGGCACCTTCGGTGTCTACTACGCCGCCAGCAGCCAGGAAGCCGCCATCGCCGAGACCTGCTACCACCAGGCGCGATTCCTCGGGGCGACCAATGAGCCAGACCTGGAGTTGACCATGCGCACCTACGTCAACAAGGTCGTCAAACCCCTGCACGACATTCGCCACGACTACCCTCACCTCCACAACCCAGACCCTACGGCCTACGGCCCATCCCAGGTGTTCGCCCGGCAACTGCGTGAAACCTTGTCCTGGGGGCTGCTGTACAACAGCGTCCGCCTGCCCGGCCACGAATGCGTGGCCGCGTTTCGCCCGCCGGCGGTTTCGATTCCGGTGCAAGGCAAGCATATTCGGTACGTCTGGAGTGCCCAGAAGCGGGAGATTTCGTTTGTGTTCGAGGTGAGCGAGGTTTGA
- a CDS encoding AzlD domain-containing protein, with translation MPDQTFLILVVVLMMAVTFLPRALPLQVNTDHWPPFVARALEYLPVAIVAAISLTPLLIKDQQIQLDRPEFYAAIPTLLCAYFSRNLFLSVALGTAAYIALGSFL, from the coding sequence ATGCCTGACCAAACGTTCCTGATCCTGGTCGTGGTCCTGATGATGGCCGTGACCTTCCTGCCACGTGCCCTGCCGTTGCAGGTCAATACCGACCACTGGCCGCCCTTCGTCGCCCGTGCCCTGGAATACCTGCCAGTGGCGATCGTCGCTGCCATCAGCCTGACCCCGTTATTGATCAAGGACCAGCAGATACAACTCGACCGCCCTGAGTTTTATGCCGCGATTCCGACGCTGTTATGTGCGTATTTCAGCCGCAACCTGTTTCTCAGTGTGGCGCTGGGCACGGCGGCGTACATCGCGCTCGGTTCGTTCCTGTAG
- the aguA gene encoding agmatine deiminase, protein MTTLHSTPRADGFHMPAEWATQTQVWMIWPERPDNWRLGGKPAQAAHVAVAKAIARFEPVTVAVSAAQYENARARLDVPNIRLVEMSSDDAWVRDTGPTFVINDSGEVRGVDWDFNAWGGFDGGLYAPWNRDSQVASKVLEIERSPRYRTEGFVLEGGSIHVDGEGTVITTEECLLNRNRNPHMSREQIEAVLSAQLAVDKVIWLPDGLFNDETDGHVDNFCCYVRPGEVLLAWTDDPQNPNYTRCHAAMDVLQNSTDAKGRPFTVHKMPIPGPMYATEEECAGVDAVEGSQERNPTVRLAGSYVNFLIVNGGIIAPSFDDPLDAPARDILQNLFPQHEVVMVPGRELLLGGGNIHCLTQQQPAPYVK, encoded by the coding sequence ATGACAACGTTGCACAGCACTCCGCGCGCGGATGGTTTCCACATGCCTGCCGAATGGGCGACCCAGACCCAGGTCTGGATGATCTGGCCCGAGCGTCCGGACAACTGGCGCCTGGGCGGCAAGCCCGCGCAGGCCGCCCACGTGGCGGTCGCCAAGGCCATCGCCCGTTTTGAACCGGTGACCGTGGCGGTGTCCGCGGCCCAGTACGAAAATGCCCGGGCGCGCCTCGACGTGCCGAATATCCGCCTGGTGGAAATGTCCAGCGACGATGCCTGGGTCCGCGATACCGGCCCTACGTTCGTGATCAATGACAGCGGGGAAGTGCGCGGTGTCGATTGGGATTTCAACGCCTGGGGCGGTTTTGACGGCGGCCTGTATGCGCCCTGGAACCGTGATTCGCAAGTGGCCAGCAAGGTCCTCGAGATCGAACGCAGCCCGCGTTATCGCACCGAAGGTTTTGTGCTCGAGGGCGGGTCGATCCATGTGGATGGCGAAGGCACCGTGATCACCACCGAGGAATGCCTGCTCAACCGCAATCGCAACCCGCACATGAGTCGTGAGCAGATCGAGGCGGTGCTCAGCGCGCAATTGGCGGTGGACAAGGTCATCTGGCTGCCGGACGGTCTGTTCAATGACGAAACCGACGGCCATGTGGATAACTTCTGCTGCTACGTGCGTCCGGGCGAAGTCCTGCTTGCCTGGACCGACGACCCGCAAAACCCGAACTACACCCGCTGCCATGCGGCGATGGATGTGCTGCAAAACAGCACTGACGCCAAGGGGCGCCCGTTCACAGTGCACAAAATGCCGATTCCGGGGCCGATGTATGCCACCGAAGAGGAATGCGCGGGCGTGGATGCGGTGGAAGGTTCCCAGGAGCGCAACCCAACCGTGCGACTGGCCGGCTCCTATGTGAACTTCCTGATCGTCAACGGCGGCATCATCGCGCCCAGCTTTGACGACCCGCTGGACGCGCCGGCCAGGGACATCCTGCAGAACCTGTTCCCGCAGCACGAAGTGGTCATGGTGCCCGGGCGCGAACTGTTACTGGGCGGCGGGAACATTCATTGCCTTACCCAACAGCAACCCGCGCCGTACGTAAAATGA
- a CDS encoding OprD family porin gives MLNKRISLIALGILSTTHAMANDQAESKGFVEDSSLKVLLRNAYINRDYKDGNKDKAEWGQAAIGTFSSGFTQGTVGVGVDAFGLYALRLDGGKGRSGAQGIDFFKQGDSGNAADDLSKFGAAVKFRVSNTVLAYGDQMPALPVLSYDNSRLLPESYTGTLITSKEIKGLELNAGRFTAESRKSAEGRDSGGLKSINVLGGSYQFTEQFKASLYASDVEDVLKKQYVNANYVFPLAKDQSLTLDFNGYRTKLDNSYVRENNVTGDDNKIWSLAATFATGPHSFTLAHQRSTGDSNLGYAYGGYQRGQNRVGDGGNTIYLANSYWSDFNAEDERSWQLGYGLDFTTFGVPGLTYNVAYVRGDNITTSTSEGGTEREIFNQFKYVVQGGPAKDLSVRLRSSVLRVSQKSSEYNVSGNELRVFVDYPINVF, from the coding sequence ATGTTGAACAAGCGCATTAGTTTGATCGCACTGGGGATCTTGAGCACGACACACGCCATGGCCAACGACCAGGCGGAGTCAAAGGGGTTCGTTGAAGACAGCAGCTTGAAAGTGCTGTTGCGCAACGCTTATATCAACCGCGACTACAAAGACGGCAACAAGGACAAGGCCGAATGGGGCCAGGCGGCCATCGGTACGTTCTCGTCCGGTTTCACCCAAGGCACGGTGGGCGTGGGTGTAGATGCCTTCGGCCTGTACGCATTGCGTCTGGACGGCGGCAAAGGTCGTAGCGGTGCGCAAGGCATCGATTTCTTCAAGCAAGGTGACAGCGGCAACGCGGCCGATGACCTGTCCAAGTTCGGTGCCGCGGTCAAGTTCCGCGTTTCCAACACCGTACTGGCCTACGGTGACCAGATGCCGGCCCTGCCGGTGCTGAGCTATGACAACTCGCGCCTGCTGCCGGAAAGCTACACCGGCACGCTGATTACCTCCAAGGAGATCAAGGGCCTGGAACTGAATGCCGGCCGCTTCACCGCCGAATCGCGCAAGAGCGCCGAAGGCCGCGACAGCGGTGGCCTGAAGTCGATCAACGTATTGGGCGGCAGCTACCAGTTCACCGAGCAGTTCAAGGCTTCGCTCTACGCCTCGGATGTCGAGGACGTATTGAAGAAGCAATACGTGAACGCCAACTACGTGTTCCCGCTGGCCAAGGATCAGTCCCTGACCCTGGACTTCAACGGTTATCGCACCAAGCTGGACAACAGCTACGTTCGCGAAAACAACGTCACCGGCGACGACAACAAGATCTGGAGCCTGGCCGCCACCTTCGCCACCGGCCCGCACAGCTTCACGCTCGCTCACCAGCGCAGCACCGGCGACAGCAACCTGGGCTACGCCTACGGCGGCTATCAGCGCGGGCAGAATCGGGTGGGTGACGGCGGCAACACGATCTACCTGGCCAACTCCTACTGGTCCGACTTCAACGCCGAGGATGAGCGCAGCTGGCAGTTGGGCTACGGCCTGGACTTCACCACCTTCGGCGTTCCGGGCCTGACCTACAACGTCGCTTATGTGCGTGGCGATAACATCACCACGTCCACCAGCGAAGGCGGTACCGAGCGCGAGATCTTCAACCAGTTCAAGTACGTGGTCCAGGGCGGCCCGGCCAAGGACCTGAGCGTCAGGTTGCGCAGCTCCGTGTTGCGGGTGTCGCAGAAGTCCAGCGAGTACAACGTCAGCGGCAATGAGCTGCGGGTGTTCGTGGATTACCCGATCAACGTCTTCTGA
- a CDS encoding 2OG-Fe dioxygenase family protein has protein sequence MIVLNREVGEALRRDKYVNVRGGDFNLYGHFGDFVRLTKSWENMEPDSYYGQAESGMRFRRYSDFEYNPTTRELKQLEHRAYVQSKANNSYVGGLERHFQDFSNEVINSPVMRSLIDTDFEVYKNVLPQDLHDEIWQCQIHQIRIEIKPGKQLEITPEGIHCDGYPFSGVHFWGRQNVAGAESRLYSAQEEQLAATTYEDILDTTFFLDRDMRHYVTPARNTHSHDMAYRQILAISFSRPGTAFDIVR, from the coding sequence ATGATCGTTCTGAACAGGGAAGTGGGCGAAGCGCTGAGACGTGACAAATACGTCAACGTTCGCGGTGGGGACTTCAACCTCTACGGTCATTTCGGCGATTTTGTCCGGCTGACCAAAAGCTGGGAAAACATGGAGCCCGACAGTTACTACGGCCAGGCCGAGTCAGGCATGCGTTTTCGCCGCTACAGCGACTTCGAATACAACCCTACGACCCGAGAGCTCAAGCAGCTCGAACACCGGGCCTACGTTCAGTCCAAGGCCAACAACAGCTATGTCGGCGGACTGGAGCGTCACTTCCAGGACTTCTCCAACGAAGTGATCAATTCGCCGGTGATGCGCAGCCTGATCGACACGGACTTCGAGGTGTACAAGAACGTCCTGCCCCAGGACTTGCACGATGAAATCTGGCAGTGCCAGATCCATCAGATCCGCATCGAGATCAAGCCGGGCAAACAACTGGAAATCACCCCCGAAGGGATTCACTGCGACGGCTATCCGTTCAGCGGCGTGCACTTCTGGGGCCGCCAGAATGTGGCGGGTGCGGAGAGCCGTTTGTACAGCGCCCAGGAAGAACAACTGGCGGCGACGACCTACGAGGACATCCTCGACACCACGTTCTTCCTGGACCGCGACATGCGCCATTACGTGACCCCGGCGCGCAACACCCATAGCCATGACATGGCCTACCGGCAGATCCTGGCCATTTCCTTCTCGCGGCCCGGGACCGCTTTCGACATTGTTCGCTGA
- a CDS encoding LysR family transcriptional regulator → MDSRTLRNLMRIVQTGSLSAAAEHSCLTVQALAAQLNKVEEQFGFRLFRRSNKGLTLTSQGSELTPFMDQVLIATRQLEEKVAALKTPRQRTLKVALNTTLPAEFNRRMIDRLIAVFPQYQLEFSYAESMENLSKLRNEDFDLAILIGQQQSGFTSIAMPDVQVRVVGAHCGDEDDSLGLLGDKFQVRPAEECPYSRSFLRFLDAGLGEYGSSQRMVYSCSETLTLSLITQLDGLGLVSREAALRNGLAIFPDFEDFLEVRLAVNNPELSGQALHDVVDLTLQERTERDVRRRAQRHTEKQVAAEIRT, encoded by the coding sequence ATGGATAGCAGAACCCTACGCAACCTCATGCGTATCGTGCAGACCGGCTCGTTGTCGGCAGCGGCCGAGCATTCGTGCCTCACGGTGCAGGCGTTGGCGGCGCAGTTGAACAAGGTCGAGGAACAGTTCGGTTTCCGGTTGTTCCGGCGCTCGAACAAGGGCCTGACGTTGACGAGCCAGGGCTCGGAACTGACCCCCTTCATGGATCAAGTGCTGATTGCCACCCGGCAATTGGAAGAAAAAGTCGCGGCACTCAAGACACCGCGACAGCGCACGCTCAAGGTGGCGCTCAATACCACCCTGCCGGCGGAGTTCAACCGACGGATGATCGATCGATTGATCGCCGTGTTCCCCCAGTATCAATTGGAGTTCAGCTACGCCGAGTCGATGGAGAACCTGAGCAAGCTCAGGAACGAAGATTTTGACCTGGCGATCCTGATTGGGCAGCAACAGAGCGGTTTTACCAGCATTGCCATGCCGGATGTGCAGGTGCGGGTGGTTGGCGCCCATTGTGGCGACGAAGACGACTCCCTTGGCCTGCTCGGGGACAAGTTTCAGGTGCGTCCGGCAGAAGAGTGTCCGTATTCCCGCAGCTTCCTGCGCTTTCTCGACGCAGGCCTGGGTGAATACGGGTCGAGCCAACGCATGGTGTATTCCTGCAGTGAGACGCTGACATTGTCGTTGATCACACAACTCGATGGCCTGGGGCTGGTGTCCCGGGAGGCGGCGCTGCGCAACGGCCTGGCGATTTTCCCGGACTTCGAGGATTTCCTCGAGGTCCGCCTGGCGGTGAATAATCCGGAGTTGTCTGGCCAGGCGCTGCACGATGTGGTGGACCTGACGCTACAGGAACGAACCGAGCGCGATGTACGCCGCCGTGCCCAGCGCCACACTGAGAAACAGGTTGCGGCTGAAATACGCACATAA
- a CDS encoding MbcA/ParS/Xre antitoxin family protein, with protein MATSSITLNAQQQLDSPDAGRVALKFFFNLMALWGCSVEQQRTLLGKVGNTTFYKYKQLPENVRLPRDTLERISYLMGIHKALSIIFSNSRDRAYQWVSSPNTAAPFNGQSALSYMLTGRVVDIADVRRYLDGVRG; from the coding sequence ATGGCGACTTCCTCCATCACCCTCAACGCGCAGCAACAATTGGACTCCCCGGATGCGGGTCGAGTCGCGTTGAAGTTTTTCTTCAACCTCATGGCGCTCTGGGGTTGCAGCGTCGAGCAGCAGCGCACCTTGTTGGGCAAGGTGGGCAACACGACCTTCTACAAATACAAACAGTTGCCGGAGAACGTGAGGCTGCCTCGCGATACGCTGGAGCGCATTTCCTACCTCATGGGTATCCACAAGGCGCTGAGCATTATCTTCAGCAATAGCCGGGACCGTGCCTATCAGTGGGTCAGCAGCCCGAATACCGCGGCACCGTTCAACGGCCAGTCGGCGCTGTCCTACATGTTGACCGGGCGGGTGGTGGATATCGCCGATGTGCGGCGATACCTCGACGGAGTGCGCGGTTAA
- a CDS encoding methyl-accepting chemotaxis protein has product MKIRTKVIGSGLVSLSFALLLGGIGLWGYHSMTEALVQNETSISAMRKHMEADMMHDAIRADVLAALLVKPGDAQGTKEVLEAFDEHTQRMRKVIAENAEAKLPGDVAKAIVELKPQVETYIDKAKQIISKALSGAQDGQALRAEFDGAFSALEERNEAVSELIENQAQSSREHQDGSIQSSERWLIATLLATCVALALLSWSLLKAVLTPLNKIILNTQAISQGDLQRSMGTQSKDELGQLQGVIEQMQTNLRQMIATIRGQSDELHGTSRNLGDTARQIVSSADQQAQSATSMAASMEQMMANISQIHQHADSARTISAQSEQLASSGGQVILGVVEGMNRIAEVVNQSSSKITALDASSEDIHSIIQVIKSIAEQTNLLALNAAIEAARAGEAGRGFAVVADEVRNLAARTTQSTQEITAMIERIQSSARDAVANMQACVSRVDEGVNLAQQAGVSISEIRTGARHAAEVVEEISQTIAEQSKASDEMAQRVESIAEQSRENTRSIHNLTQTADQLNDAAGSMQASVQQFKI; this is encoded by the coding sequence ATGAAGATCCGCACCAAGGTCATAGGCTCGGGGTTGGTCAGTCTTTCCTTTGCGCTGCTGCTCGGCGGGATCGGGCTGTGGGGCTATCACTCCATGACCGAGGCCCTGGTGCAGAACGAGACCAGCATTTCCGCCATGCGCAAGCACATGGAGGCGGACATGATGCACGACGCCATTCGTGCCGACGTGCTCGCCGCTCTGCTGGTCAAGCCGGGGGATGCCCAGGGGACGAAGGAGGTGCTGGAGGCGTTCGATGAGCATACGCAGCGCATGCGCAAGGTCATTGCCGAAAATGCCGAGGCGAAGTTGCCGGGGGATGTCGCCAAGGCGATTGTCGAGCTCAAGCCACAGGTGGAGACCTACATTGATAAAGCCAAGCAAATAATCAGCAAGGCACTGAGCGGTGCCCAGGATGGCCAGGCGTTGCGGGCGGAGTTCGACGGGGCGTTTTCGGCGTTGGAGGAGCGCAACGAGGCAGTGAGCGAACTGATCGAGAACCAGGCGCAGTCATCCCGCGAGCATCAGGACGGCAGCATTCAGAGCTCGGAGCGATGGCTGATCGCGACACTACTGGCCACTTGCGTGGCGCTGGCGCTGTTGTCGTGGAGCCTGCTCAAGGCGGTGCTTACACCGCTGAACAAGATCATCCTCAATACCCAGGCGATTTCCCAAGGGGATCTGCAGCGCTCCATGGGCACGCAAAGCAAGGATGAGCTGGGCCAGCTGCAAGGCGTGATCGAGCAGATGCAGACCAATCTGCGGCAGATGATCGCCACGATCCGCGGCCAGAGCGATGAGTTGCATGGCACGTCCCGGAACCTGGGCGATACGGCGCGGCAGATTGTCTCCAGTGCCGACCAGCAGGCCCAGAGCGCGACCAGCATGGCGGCGAGCATGGAGCAGATGATGGCGAACATCAGCCAGATCCATCAGCACGCCGACAGCGCCCGGACGATTTCGGCGCAGTCCGAACAATTGGCGAGCAGCGGCGGTCAGGTGATTCTCGGGGTGGTAGAAGGCATGAACCGGATCGCCGAGGTGGTCAACCAGTCTTCCAGCAAGATCACCGCGCTGGACGCCTCGTCCGAAGACATTCATTCCATCATCCAGGTGATCAAGAGCATCGCCGAACAGACCAATTTGCTGGCGCTCAACGCCGCCATCGAAGCCGCCCGCGCCGGCGAGGCGGGCCGTGGTTTTGCGGTGGTGGCCGACGAAGTGCGCAACCTGGCGGCGCGCACCACCCAGTCCACCCAGGAAATCACCGCGATGATCGAGCGCATCCAGTCCAGCGCACGGGATGCGGTGGCGAACATGCAGGCGTGTGTCAGCCGCGTGGACGAAGGCGTCAACCTGGCCCAGCAGGCCGGGGTGTCCATCAGCGAAATCCGCACCGGCGCCCGGCATGCGGCCGAAGTGGTGGAGGAAATTTCCCAGACCATTGCCGAGCAATCCAAAGCCAGTGATGAAATGGCCCAGCGGGTGGAGTCGATTGCCGAGCAGTCCCGCGAGAACACCCGTTCGATTCACAACCTGACGCAAACGGCGGATCAATTGAACGATGCGGCGGGATCGATGCAGGCTTCGGTGCAGCAGTTCAAGATTTGA
- a CDS encoding AzlC family ABC transporter permease has protein sequence MNKTSSQPLAVEPQASRTFAEASPVVAGYFTVSFVFGLMAVNAGLPLWLPVAMCLFVYAGASQFAALALISSGASLTTIVLTTFLINARHMLMSVYMAKALRALGLSRFERWCYAAGLTDESFAFHSVKLGSGAPVSVRYLVGFNLFCHTSWVLGGLLGAVCAQYAAHLIKYQLDYALTAMMLYVLVSLCDTRNKLIAALAAVVCMGGLSLLGSSPFNVFIATFVGCGVGVCLTKRS, from the coding sequence ATGAACAAGACTTCCAGCCAGCCGCTGGCGGTCGAACCACAAGCCTCGCGTACCTTTGCTGAAGCCAGTCCGGTGGTAGCGGGTTATTTCACGGTTTCGTTTGTGTTCGGTCTGATGGCGGTCAACGCCGGGCTGCCCCTGTGGTTGCCGGTGGCGATGTGCCTGTTCGTCTACGCGGGTGCTTCGCAATTCGCGGCGCTGGCGTTGATTTCCAGCGGTGCGTCACTGACCACCATCGTGCTCACCACGTTCCTGATCAATGCCCGGCACATGCTGATGTCGGTCTACATGGCCAAGGCCCTGCGTGCGCTGGGTCTCAGTCGTTTCGAACGCTGGTGCTACGCGGCAGGTTTGACGGACGAGTCATTCGCTTTCCACAGCGTCAAGCTCGGCAGCGGGGCGCCGGTGAGCGTGCGCTACCTGGTCGGTTTCAACCTGTTCTGCCATACGTCCTGGGTGCTCGGTGGCTTGCTGGGCGCGGTGTGCGCGCAATACGCGGCGCACCTCATCAAATACCAGCTCGACTATGCGCTGACCGCGATGATGCTCTATGTGCTGGTTTCGTTGTGCGACACCCGCAACAAACTGATCGCGGCCCTGGCCGCTGTCGTCTGCATGGGCGGGCTGAGCCTGCTGGGCAGCTCGCCGTTCAATGTCTTCATTGCCACGTTCGTTGGCTGCGGGGTGGGCGTATGCCTGACCAAACGTTCCTGA
- a CDS encoding GNAT family N-acetyltransferase codes for MDDPVQQVLLRRAMVRDAERLERFFRGFDEVSFCEWQDARFLRGVLLQDTTTAYLAIDASGDVVGAVIGGMLGTRGTINHLAVSPQHRTKGLGQRLVEAASADMKRVGVLRMFLFVDDANLAGKRFWAAQGFCEPRGEITFERDL; via the coding sequence ATGGACGACCCGGTGCAGCAAGTCCTGTTGCGCCGGGCCATGGTCCGGGACGCCGAGCGACTGGAGCGGTTCTTTCGCGGTTTCGACGAAGTGTCGTTCTGCGAATGGCAGGACGCCCGATTCTTGCGCGGTGTGTTGTTGCAGGACACCACCACCGCATACCTGGCCATCGATGCGAGCGGTGACGTGGTGGGCGCGGTGATCGGTGGCATGCTCGGTACCCGTGGCACGATCAATCACTTGGCGGTCAGCCCGCAGCATCGCACCAAAGGCCTGGGCCAGCGCCTGGTCGAGGCCGCATCGGCTGACATGAAGCGGGTAGGCGTGCTGCGCATGTTCCTTTTCGTCGACGATGCTAATCTGGCCGGCAAGCGTTTCTGGGCCGCCCAGGGGTTCTGTGAGCCCCGGGGTGAAATCACCTTCGAGAGGGATTTATGA
- a CDS encoding DUF3077 domain-containing protein → MTHPKDLKTPGLTPFCYHSDRPLFRVNSGIPIGEALSHASDLLHVAKVLAEDAAMIRGTDRYAWASCYLQDMSKAVIDDVVKVLEAPGSNPA, encoded by the coding sequence ATGACCCATCCCAAAGACCTCAAAACCCCAGGCCTAACCCCCTTCTGCTACCACTCCGACCGCCCTTTATTCCGCGTCAACAGCGGCATACCCATTGGCGAAGCCCTGTCCCACGCTTCCGATCTGCTCCACGTTGCCAAGGTCCTGGCCGAGGACGCGGCGATGATTCGCGGTACGGATCGGTATGCCTGGGCGTCGTGTTATTTGCAGGATATGAGCAAGGCCGTCATCGACGACGTGGTAAAGGTGCTGGAGGCGCCGGGGAGTAATCCTGCTTAA